From the Terriglobales bacterium genome, the window CACATCATCTTCCAGGCCTCGCTGAACGGGCGGCCGCCCATCGGGTGGATCCTGGACACGGGCGCCGACCAGGAGGTCATCAACACGCCGCGGCTGGCCGACTTCGGGATGAAGACCTACGGCAAGACCGCGACCACGGGCGGGGGCGGCTCGGCGGAGTACGACTACGCCACGGGCGCGACCTTCACCCTGCCGGGCGTGGAGCTGCGCAACCAGCACGTGGCGGTGATCGATCAGACCGGCCTGGAGCGGGCGCTGGGCATGCCCCTGGGAGGCATCCTGGGCTACGACTTCATCAGCCGCTTCGTGATCGAGATCGACTACGACAAGAGGCTGATGACCCTGCACGATCCGGCGAACTGGAAGTACACGGGCAACGGCCTGGTCGTGCCGGTGACCTTCGACAACGGCATTCCCTTCGCTCACGGGACGATCTCGGTGCCCACCAAGCCGGAGATCCCGGCGTACTTCGTGCTGGATTTCGGGGCGGCCGAGACCATGACCCTGACCTCGCCCTTCGTGAAGGCCAACGACCTGGCGCGGCTGGCGCAGACGGGCGCGGGCGTGAACCGCACCCCCGGTCTGGAGAACCAGTTCTTCACCCAGCAGAACGTGCGCGGGCGCATCCAGAAGCTGAAGCTGGGGCCGCTGGAGGTGGACGACATCCCCATCAACATGTCGGTCAACACCAAGGGAGCGTACGCCAGCAGCAGCTTCTCGGGGACGATCGGGGAGTCGACCTTCCGCCGCTATCACGTCTTCCTCGACTACGCCCGCAACCGCGTGATCTTCGAGCCC encodes:
- a CDS encoding aspartyl protease family protein, with the translated sequence HIIFQASLNGRPPIGWILDTGADQEVINTPRLADFGMKTYGKTATTGGGGSAEYDYATGATFTLPGVELRNQHVAVIDQTGLERALGMPLGGILGYDFISRFVIEIDYDKRLMTLHDPANWKYTGNGLVVPVTFDNGIPFAHGTISVPTKPEIPAYFVLDFGAAETMTLTSPFVKANDLARLAQTGAGVNRTPGLENQFFTQQNVRGRIQKLKLGPLEVDDIPINMSVNTKGAYASSSFSGTIGESTFRRYHVFLDYARNRVIFEPTAEAGKPFPERRTFGVVVLASGTDLHTYTVTGVRKDSPAEQAGFQKGDVITGFDGKPAGEFTLGQLRIWLAGEGERHQVEVARGSEKLTIPVEVKLVSLDQR